A DNA window from Hordeum vulgare subsp. vulgare chromosome 1H, MorexV3_pseudomolecules_assembly, whole genome shotgun sequence contains the following coding sequences:
- the LOC123447006 gene encoding vesicle-fusing ATPase — protein sequence MAGRGYQGRGAGGSAGAGAGVPMAVVSTPSQELALTNCAYVSPADVRRFPTALALVGDGLVFALRAHDAVATGSIALNAIQRRQVKVSAGDSITVSSFAPPDDFKLALLTLELEYTKARSNRVEDLDAVLLAQQLRKRFLDQVMTSGQRVPFEFYGTNYIFTVNQALLEGQESSTPLDRGFLSSDTYIIFEAAPNSGIKVINQKEAASSKLFKDKEFNLEKLGIGGLSSEFTDIFRRAFASRVFPPHVVSKLGIKHVKGMLLYGPPGTGKTLMARQIGKLLNGKDPKIVNGPEVLSKFVGETEKNVRDLFLDAENDQKAQGDHSDLHVIIFDEIDAICKSRGSSRDGTGVHDSIVNQLLTKIDGVEALNNVLLIGMTNRKDLLDEALLRPGRLEVHIEINLPDENGRLQILQIHTSKMRESSFLSPDVNLQELAARTKNYSGAELEGVVKSAVSFALNRQISMDDLTKPLDEESIKVTMDDFVNGLHEITPAFGASTDDLERCRLHGIVDCGKAHQHIFQRAMLLVEQVKVSKGSPLVTCLLTGSAGSGKSALAATVGIDSDFAYVKIISAETMIGFSESSKCAQICKVFEDAYKSQFSIIILDDIERLLEFVAIGPRFSNLISQTLMVLLKRVPPKGKNLLVIGTTSETTFLDSIGMSGVFSVTYEVPKLTKEDAAKVLRHLNVFDEGDIETAAEALDDMPIKKLYTLVEMAAQGPQGGSAEAIYAGEEKIDLNHFFSILSDIIRY from the exons ATGGCGGGGAGGGGCTACCAGGGGCGCGGCGCGGGCGgcagcgccggcgccggcgccggcgtgccCATGGCGGTGGTGAGCACGCCCAGCCAGGAGCTGGCGCTCACCAACTGCGCCTACGTCTCCCCCGCCGACGTCCGCCGCTTCCCcaccgccctcgccctcgtcggcgACGGCCTCGTCTTCGCCCTGCG TGCCCACGATGCCGTTGCTACTGGAAGCATCGCTTTGAATGCCATTCAGCGTCGACAGGTTAAGGTTTCGGCTGGGGATTCTATTACTGTTAGCAG TTTTGCTCCTCCTGATGATTTCAAACTGGCATTGCTCACATTGGAGCTAGAGTATACTAAGGCAAGGTCCAACCGAGTTGAGGAT CTGGATGCCGTCTTGCTTGCCCAACAACTCCGGAAGAGATTTCTGGATCAG GTCATGACAAGTGGGCAACGGGTGCCATTCGAATTTTATGGAACAAACTACATATTCACTGTCAATCAAGCTTTGCTAGAGGGTCAAGAAAGTTCCACGCCCTTGGACAGAGGATTCCTGTCAAGTGATACATACATCATATTTGAGGCGGCTCCTAATTCAGGAATCAAG GTTATCAACCAAAAGGAAGCAGCTAGCAGCAAGCTTTTCAAAGATAAAGAGTTTAACTTGGAAAAATTGGGGATAGGTGGGTTAAGTTCTGAATTCACAGACATTTTCCGTAGGGCATTTGCTTCAAGAGTGTTTCCTCCTCATGTTGTCAGCAA ATTGGGCATTAAACACGTAAAGGGTATGTTGCTATATGGGCCTCCTGGTACTGGCAAGACCCTCATGGCCCGTCAGATTGGAAAACTGTTGAATGGAAAGGACCCCAAG ATTGTGAATGGACCTGAAGTGTTGAGCAAATTTGTTGGAGAAACGGAGAAGAATGTGAGAGATTTGTTTCTTGATGCTGAAAATGACCAGAAGGCCCAAG GTGATCATAGTGACCTCCATGTTATcatttttgatgaaattgatgctaTCTGCAAG TCTAGAGGATCTAGCAGAGATGGTACAGGCGTACATGATAGCATTGTAAACCAGCTGCTTACAAAG ATAGACGGTGTTGAGGCGTTGAATAACGTGTTGCTTATTGGAATGACCAATCGTAAGGATTTACTTGACGAAGCTTTATTGAG ACCAGGAcgattggaagttcatattgagaTAAACTTGCCTGACGAGAATGGTcgtttgcaaattcttcaaattcatACAAGCAAGATGAGGGAGAGCTCTTTCCTTTCTCCAGATGTTAATCTTCAAGAGCTAG CTGCACGGACAAAGAACTACAGTGGAGCAGAGTTGGAGGGTGTTGTTAAAAGTGCAGTTTCATTTGCTTTGAACCGGCAGATAAGCATGGATGATCTCACTAAACCTTTGGACGAGGAAAGCATTAAGGTTACTATGGATGATTTTGTGAATGGACTTCATGAAATTACTCCCGCATTTGGTGCTTCAACTGATGACCTTGAAAGATGCAG GTTACATGGTATTGTTGACTGTGGCAAGGCACATCAGCACATTTTTCAGCGAGCTATGCTTCTTGTGGAACAAGTTAAAGTTAGCAAAGGTAGCCCACTTGTGACCTGTCTATTGACAGGTTCTGCTGGAAG TGGTAAATCAGCTTTGGCCGCTACTGTTGGTATTGACAGTGATTTTGCTTATGTCAAAATT ATATCTGCAGAGACAATGATTGGTTTCAGTGAAAGCAGCAAGTGTGCACAAATTTGCAAG GTTTTTGAGGATGCTTACAAATCTCAGTTCAGCATCATAATTCTTGATGACATTGAAAG GTTACTGGAGTTTGTTGCCATCGGACCACGTTTTTCAAATCTGATCTCGCAAACTCTTATGGTCCTCCTCAAGAGGGTTCCTCCTAAG GGCAAGAACTTGCTTGTTATTGGAACAACAAGCGAGACAACATTTCTAGACTCCATTGGTATGTCTGGTGTGTTCTCGGTGACCTACGAGGTTCCCAAACTGACAAAGGAGGATGCTGCAAAG GTGTTGCGACATTTGAATGTCTTTGATGAAGGAGATATTGAAACAGCAGCAGAAGCGCTggacgat ATGCCGATCAAGAAACTGTACACGCTTGTGGAGATGGCTGCGCAGGGGCCACAAGGGGGAAGCGCGGAAGCCATTTATGCCGGAGAGGAAAAGATAGACCTCAACCATTTCTTTAGCATCTTGAGTGACATCATCCGCTACTGA